ttcttctagtttttctttgtcatccgttaGTGTGCGTTATaccaacgtcacatccgtgacggaaaacgtcagtgaagtcttgctgGACCACGGCATCAAACACTCTTGTTAAAATAAATACTgcgaaaataaggtcattctaccCTTAATGGCAGAAAGTTCGGCTATGAATTTATGGTGACAGGATGAACGATTCAATTGATGTAGACAAGATAATAgggtgaatttaaaaaaaatcacagcatatccacggagtgaatgatgatgagtgggcgaagctgcggaggttcatcggtaaaccgtgaatcttccatgaattctgcccagtacatcatcaccgacgtgagatcgggcgcgtttatactaaaggttcgatgagttatgacgacttgcagctcactttattttaactgtacgctgtgaattttcattgtttagaaaaccattgctttagaaaacatgtggcgtctttcgttaagcagctggcgtcttttcgctttgctttagaaacatctggcgttctttcgttttgcttttacaaaacatctcgcgtctttcgttggtttatttcatcaatcaacggcgttttgaacaaaatttttattgtttaatcacgcacaggagaaatctcaccaggcactaccttggaggtaaacaatggtgctaatgggaatgagagacagaagaagtcggcttttagctaacacttacacttctacttctactaacgtttcctactggaatatgccaatggctgctaatggggaatgagagacagaagaattcggcttttagttaacgcgcacgctgcgaatttttttattgttcaacaacgcgaaggaaaaacctcccaccggcaccaccttggaggtcaaagcgtaagacttgttacgcactactactacgactacgagggacgaacgggtgccgccttaaggagcttcgcccctaaaaggtggttgatccctctgtcataggaatcggtataacacgaaagtgaaacgcgtcgtccCAGAAGTAGTTGATTTATTTAGTGCGTTggcatatcagagcttgtatgtTGTCTATTGTTGTtcggcagatgtagcaccgcctgatgtggactaGGGAGCGTACATGACCgcacggccgttcatgtaggctccctaatgtggacgcactcacgttgaggCCTAGTGGCAcatatctccgtaccgacgactaacacccatgatcatgatttaaccattgcggtagctgaagtttttaacgtatacgtggacaccgcatatggtgaattccgcgcaaatatggcatcaacaagcacatattaaacactgaggcccgtattcacaaacgctcctcgactcgaaactCGACTTCAAGGAATCCTTGAGGACTGTCTCGCGTTGCAGAAATCACTCTCGACTCGAAACGCTCCTCGAATGGAGAGAATCCTCAGTGTGCTCCTCGAGAATCTCGAGGTAGGTCAGAAGCTCCCTTGAGCGCTCCTCAGAACAGTTTGCAGGCAAACATGGCAGACGTACCGTCACTTGACTGCTTTTTGGAATTCGTTTTTCATGTTCGTGATGTTTCCGGCGAACTTGCAAGCGAGTCAGATGCCACAAATTGTGTGCCTAGGCACTGGTTAAGGGATCGCTTGAACCCTTTAGAAGAGTACAGTGACACGGAGTTTCTCTCAAGGTTTCGCTTTACGAAGAGCACCGTAGCAAGTCTCCTGACATCTCTTCCGCTCAAGTCGAGCACGGACAACCACGGTCGGCCAGTGCCTCCCACATTGGAGCTTCTCATTGCGTTGCGCTTTTACGGCGCAGGTACATTCCAAGTCGTCTCTGGAGATTTGGTAAATGTGTCACAGTCCACAGTCAGCCGTGTTGTAGGGCGCATCTCACGGCTCATTGCAAGCTCCCTCTTTCCTACTGTTGTGAAGTTTCCTCAGACTTCTGAAGAATGCAAGGAAGCGATGAGAAAATTCTACGAAATCGGCGGATTTCCAGGCGTTGCAGGGTGCATCGATTGTATTCATATTCGAATAAAGAGCCCCGGCGGACCAAATGCAGAGGTCTACAGGAATCGGAAAGGCTACTTCTCGATCAACGTGCAGGTAAGGTCTCTGCATGTGGTTCTATTTTTATCTGCTGAAGCGCATATTGAGactgcattctaaaaagacagacagacagacagacagacagacagacagacagacagacagacagacagacagacaggcaggcagacagacagacagacagacagacagacagacagacagacagacagacagacagacagacagacagacagacagacagacagacagacagacagacagacagacagacagacagacagacagacagtgaactctattggatcctgaggagttactgacaggaccgCCTAACGGGGTCCGTCGTAATCACTGGCCTTATCAAAGAAaatcctttttttgttgttgttatgcGCAATACGTTTGAGGAAAAAGTCACATGAGGAAGAGCGCATACTTACAACTAAATTGTTGCTCAGATGGAGGGTATATATTATCCGGTGCTCAAGCAAATTAAACAACAGAGAGAATGAGCAAAGGACGGCGTGTGTGCAAAACAGCTCATTCACTTGAATCACACTTTAAATAAAATGTGCTGATGTTCATTGTCTGAGAAGTTAAAATACGGAGCActcacacactcggcaaaacgtgTTTCTCAAGTGttttgcacacacacaaaaaagaaaaaggttgttcctttttagaatgcagtaccgcTCAGCCCAAGTAGACATCATGTTGCTTGGTCAGATGTCACCTGTGCGCATCAAACAATCTTAGACTGAAGCTATATCGACATTTTAAGTTGTCGGGATAACGTACTTCGATTAATCtcggaaacagaaaaaaatttacaCATACTTACGAAATATTTTCTTTTGCCAAGTTGTCTTCATGTGAATAAACATATCCAGAGCAGCGCAGTTGTGAATTTTGGCTTACCTCGCAAAGTGTGTCTTTCGATACGGAAAACATGTGATGCCAGTTTATTGTACATGCTATTTCATCAGCAAGTCGTTGAATTACTGAATCGTTTAAAATTTTAGAGGCTACATAGAAGGCCTTTAAACTGGTCCGAACCCTGACCGGGAACAcgtctttaactttttttttatcgtgtttTGATAGTTGATCCAGTTCGCGCTACAGCCATACTGATTTCTTCATGCTTATAGGCCATCACTGGGCCCCAGCTTCAAATTCTGGATGTTGTGATCGGCTGGCCGGGATCTGTGCACGACAGTAGAATTTTTGACAACAGTCGAGCAAGAGTCCTGTTCGAGACCGAAAGGCTACCTGGTGTACTGCTTGGCGATGCAGGATATGCTTGCACATCATTCTTGATGACGCCGTTCTCCAAACCAGGACCATCAAACAGCCCCGAGACCCGGTATGTCTCACTACACAGCATAAATAATGCCATGGCCGTTCTGGCAGGATCCCGTGCCACGGCCGGGCTTCCTTTGCTAGCATTGTATTGTTTCATATCTAATAATGACAAACCTGTTGTTTCATGCAGGTACCAAGCTGCCCACAAACGAACACGGAACACAGTGGAGCGAGCGTTCGGTATATGGAAGCGACGTTTTCCGTGTCTTCACATGAAGCTTCAGAACCGGCTTGACAACACGCTGCTTATAATCACAGCGTGCGCTGCTCTCCACAATGTAGCCTGCATGCGTAACGAGCCATACCCTCCCATCATATCGTTTCCAGCTACACAACGGCCACAGCAGCCGCAGCGGCATCTGCCCCTGCTGACTCCCGTCGATACCTTAAGCGGCAGCAGAGCACGTGCTCGCCTTACCGCGAGGTGCTTTTCGTAAATATTTGCAGTTTTATTCTTTTGTTAGATTTCTGTGCACAGTGTAGTTAATTTCATCATTGCACTTTTATGTTGTTTCAGTGCTTAAACGAAAGCTTTTGTTTGAACATATGAGTCTATGTTTTATTGAATATATTCCACGTCGCATACAGTTCTTCGCGTAACTTGAACGCGGCCCTGTTGTAAGCTGTACAAGGGCAGAAAACAAGTAAAAACTGGTTTCAAAATTTCAAATGTTTCATGTTCGACAGCCATCCTCTAAAAAACTACACTTCGTACACTC
Above is a window of Rhipicephalus sanguineus isolate Rsan-2018 chromosome 3, BIME_Rsan_1.4, whole genome shotgun sequence DNA encoding:
- the LOC119385694 gene encoding putative nuclease HARBI1, with amino-acid sequence MADVPSLDCFLEFVFHVRDVSGELASESDATNCVPRHWLRDRLNPLEEYSDTEFLSRFRFTKSTVASLLTSLPLKSSTDNHGRPVPPTLELLIALRFYGAGTFQVVSGDLVNVSQSTVSRVVGRISRLIASSLFPTVVKFPQTSEECKEAMRKFYEIGGFPGVAGCIDCIHIRIKSPGGPNAEVYRNRKGYFSINVQAITGPQLQILDVVIGWPGSVHDSRIFDNSRARVLFETERLPGVLLGDAGYACTSFLMTPFSKPGPSNSPETRYQAAHKRTRNTVERAFGIWKRRFPCLHMKLQNRLDNTLLIITACAALHNVACMRNEPYPPIISFPATQRPQQPQRHLPLLTPVDTLSGSRARARLTARCFS